The following are from one region of the Trichoplusia ni isolate ovarian cell line Hi5 chromosome 1, tn1, whole genome shotgun sequence genome:
- the LOC113495548 gene encoding uncharacterized protein LOC113495548, translating to MRGWCVRWCGGGTRARLRWLAALLCWGTLAALALPHLQPPPRRAPPAPPARLLLQSEAAASTPAPGPAPALPATDTRVLTEAELRADAERRLPSLPLAYWHKHKDDKNKFFKKKDCAPFPSIYDLEFHNTYWQTMHASEGVFHLYGAYMDARNTSRIGPAVRILAVHDRIRPTLATHCQLWFEEREAPVVVRNLEYKYVWNSKWGNYRDRVLQPYLLACVLPAEVRHLVPASVSLVENPCDRATNNLRVHYDRPAPPDKRKDFAICVKGLDFQHEDLSVRIVEWIELVRQMGADKIFFYELQVHPNITKVLDYYAAEGVVTVTPITLPGGQPNLPGLQHMYLKKKTTNKRQMELIPYNDCLYRHMYEYRWLALLDIDEVIVPVEDPDWASLMRRVLPLSAPADGKPMRSSYHASNLYFLDSLRHEHGWEDGVPHYMHMLQHVYRTRNFTKPGQYVKAFHETDRVLALHNHFPLACLGGACSSYALDTRHARLQHYRADCVTALSKSCAELSAQPVRDTTLWRWREQLVARVDRVLRALAFLPPHR from the exons ATGCGAGGGTGGTGCGTGCGCTGGTGCGGCGGCGGGACCCGCGCGCGCCTGCGCTGGCTGGCCGCGCTGCTGTGCTGGGGCACGCTGGCGGCGCTGGCGCTGCCGCACCtgcagccgccgccgcgccgcgcgccgcccgcgccgcccgcgcgcctGCTGCTGCAGTCCGAGGCCGCGGCCTCCACGCCCGCGCCGGggcccgcgcccgcgctgccCGCCACCGACACGCGCGTGCTCACCGAGGCCGAGCTCCGGGCCGACGCCGAGCGCCGCCTGCCCTCGTTGCCGCTCGCCTATTGGCATAAACACAAGGatgataaaaacaagtttttcaAGAAGAAGGACTGCGCGCCCTTCCCTTCCATCTACGACTTGGAGTTCCACAACACGTACTGGCAGACGATGCACGCCAGCGAGGGCGTGTTCCACCTGTACGGCGCGTACATGGACGCGCGTAACACGTCGCGCATCGGGCCCGCCGTGCGCATCCTGGCCGTGCACGACCGCATCCGGCCCACGCTGGCCACGCACTGCCAACTGTGGTTCGAGGAGCGCGAAGCGCCCGTCGTGGTGCGCAACCTGGAGTACAAGTACGTGTGGAACAGCAAGTGGGGCAACTACCGCGACCGCGTGCTGCAGCCCTACCTGCTAGCGTGCGTGCTGCCGGCCGAGGTGCGCCACCTGGTGCCCGCGTCCGTGTCGCTCGTGGAGAACCCCTGCGACCGCGCCACCAACAACCTGCGCGTGCACTACGAccgccccgcgccgcccgaTAAGCGCAAGGACTTCGCCATCTGTGTCAAGGGCCTGGACTTCCAGCACGAGGACCTGTCTGTGCGCATCGTGGAGTGGATCGAGCTGGTGAGGCAGATGGGGGCCGACAAGATATTTTTCTACGAGCTGCAAGTCCACCCGAACATCACCAAGGTGCTGGACTATTACGCGGCGGAGGGCGTGGTCACGGTCACGCCCATCACCCTGCCGGGCGGGCAGCCCAACCTGCCCGGCCTGCAGCACATGTACCTCAAGAAGAAGACTACAAACAAGCGGCAGATGGAGCTGATCCCGTACAACGACTGTCTGTACCGGCACATGTACGAGTACCGCTGGCTGGCGCTGCTGGATATCGACGAGGTGATCGTGCCGGTCGAGGACCCCGACTGGGCGAGCCTCATGCGGCGCGTGCTGCCGCTGTCCGCGCCCGCCGACGGCAAGCCCATGCGCTCCTCCTACCACGCGTCCAACCTGTACTTCCTGGACTCGCTGCGCCACGAGCACGGCTGGGAGGACGGCGTGCCGCACTACATGCACATGCTCCAGCACGTGTACCGCACCAGGAACTTCACCAAGCCCGGACAGTACGTCAAG GCGTTCCACGAGACGGACCGCGTGCTGGCGCTGCACAACCACTTCCCGCTGGCGTGCCTGGGCGGCGCGTGCAGCTCGTACGCGCTGGACACGCGGCACGCGCGCCTGCAGCACTACCGCGCCGACTGCGTCACGGCGCTCAGCAAGAGCTGCGCCGAGCTGAGCGCGCAGCCCGTGCGCGACACCACGCTGTGGCGCTGGCGCGAGCAGCTCGTCGCGCGCGTCGACCGCGTGCTGCGCGCGCTCGCCTTCCTGCCGCCGCACCGGTGA